The Zerene cesonia ecotype Mississippi chromosome 23, Zerene_cesonia_1.1, whole genome shotgun sequence DNA segment CCACCGCACCCGCTGAACCCCCGCCTACTATTACGAAATCGTAGATTGGTAAtatctgaaaatataataatatccgtttatttttcaaataaataatatatacgatAATGATAGAATGATAGTCTAACTTAAATCgtgaatttgttataaaataacatttatgtaaGAATTtctaacatttacattttgcataacattatgtaagtcttgattgttttgtttgttgggTGGTTTACCCATTAGTTATAAGTTCCGCGCgtataaaagtaaagtaataATTGAACAACAATCCAAATCCTTACTTATGTTATATCGTTGCTAATGTATAGTAACTATTTGATCGATTTTTCTTACATATCAACGTTTCTGTACGGATTGAAATCAAGGTATAATTTTGAGTGTTTGGAGGCATGAGAGTGACAATGTCGTATTTTACTAACGGGTAACATCTAATTGCTATGGAAATCTCTTTTTATCGGGGGAAGCCTCGGGCAAATATCTAGTATCATATCGacttattaattgaaaataacgtatttaatgtatatatgttagCATGTTACACTTACAGTATTGACATCTGTGATGTAAGATTCCGGATCGAATTGCTGATATCTGAAATACGTAATCCCGAGAGCCAGGAGTGGTATCAGACCCAGTACTGTGATAGGTGATGGTGCTAAACTCGCCAGCGCTCCGGCAGCCTCCATGTTTATCTTCCCAATACATTTACTACCCTAAAACTATTTACAACTTAACCTACTAGTCTTGTTTTTATGCCCAATTATCTATCTTTTTCCTCTGCTCTTCTGCAGATATAATCTTAGGCGTATAATTCCTTATGCCAGCCTTCTTCGGAGCCGGATCAGCTTTCAATGTAGCCTTTTCAGTATCACTCAAATAACTCTTAATACGGGCACTCTTAATTTTTTCAGTGTCGGTGAATAACTGAAGTTTGTATCGTTTGTCTTTCGGTATCTTTACCGGTTTGTAAAGTTCTTTGTTGACTTCTCTGTAATTATCGTTTTTGTACAATTGAACACAATAGTAATCACTCTTAGATGATCGATCTGAGCGTCTCTCGTAAGCGCTAGAACCGCTTCGGTATCCGCTACTTTCTGTAGAGGAATTGTCACTTCTAAAACTATCGGTGCTCCTTCGTGATTTGTGTGTGTAATCTTTCCTTTCGTAATCGCAAGATCGCAAATCTATGGATGATGCTCTCTGTCTGTCGTGGTACTTGTCGCGGTAGTGCCTCAGTGGTGCGACAGTGGCGTGCTCAGCAAGCGACTGCTCTTGACCCATGATGGAGGCAGCGAGGGGCTGGCCCACAAAGTAGTGCGGTGTCTGGAAAGTAAAGGAAAACTCGTGTTATTTCTAAGTATTTACACAATGATTTTAATgcaatacacatttatttatttatataattatataagtttttgaatttactcGTTACTGTATACAAAATCTTCATTCTTCCaaaccaattaaaataacCATAAGATAAATTCcgatttttgttataacacattttatattacatattatattatataagaattataaatattagcacAATTTCTTCATACTTATAATAAcagtaataattacattacattttctgtaagtaattttttttaattagaaaataaatttatcattgttCAATTAtaaccaaattaaaataatatcttgcTTTATGGaggtttattattcataaaagaaatacaattacTTTTATCAGGTATACATaatgtacctacttatattCCAAGtctaattaatgaatatgtaagcataaaaatttaatttcacgccatgaaattaattgtatttataggtTAATTTACGcgacaataatatattttaggaatccaaaataattaaaatagataaaggTACTAACGAAACTTCGTTATAAGTACTAATcgtactaatatcataaatgagATAGTTTATAGTGTTTGTTGCTTAGTCACGTGAAAACAACtgaataaatttgtatcatACTTGGCAGTGTTACTTATGTACCAGAGTAACACATGTAAGAAAGAAATACTATAACAACACTTGCTTTTTTCCGTGCGTTTATATGCAGGTGGCAcagctactaatattatttagtttgtgacggtattaattgttatacatTGAATTGTCAGAATTTCTAAGGTTTGTTCATGAAAAAAGTTTACATTAGTGAATGTCTTTCAAACGTTTAAAATGTGTCAAACATCCAATTGCAGTACTAGATATGTAGTTAttctgttattaaataataattgtaaattgctCATTTAgtatatgattaaaattggcCAAAAAGCAGCGTCAGTTCATCAGCTGGCAGGTCTGCGATAGTTGACTTGCCAGAGAGTGAGATGAAATCAAGAAGATTCATATCCCGAACTCATCATTCGCTGTTCAGTCGAGTCAGTTAAGACCCTCCTGATGGCAACTTCTGAGAGCTTGTAATTTGATTATACATTACATTGTAATCATATCAATAGTGCGTTTAGAACACCGAGTAGCGTCATCTGTCGGTGAAGAACTGGAACTACCGTTCAGTAACCTTGGGAGATACCGTTACgtgtattgtgtatttatagtCCTATCGcgtgattataatatacaaaatatattgtatattattgtgtacTTTTACcttattcacataaaaattataataaaaggaaatgAGAGCGTCGATCGGTCAGTATAGTTGTAAAAATAGTGACGCgagagaaattttaaaaccagTTTTTATAAGGCACTTAAGACGGTTTCAACGTTTCTACAAACAAAAGTCCGTGCGATGTTCAAGATAATTGAAATCGATGCGTTGCTGTGGAGGTCTATGCACAGATACTTCGAGTCTGAAACTTTCACTGGCGAGTCTAAATTGCTCGATATTTCTACCGTAATTTCTTTCGAGAAACACATGATCTTTGAATACACGGATTGCTACTCGATTGAAGGTTTCACTTTCGATACAGCAATAGGTGTTAACAAAATTGTGTTAACTATTACCCAGTTCCCGCTATATTTACGTTTCAAGAACTTTTACTTGTGTGTGTTGGTAATTTTTGCTTCTTTGGTATTTGGCGCGAATCAGTTTCATCTGTTACgcatgttattttgtttgacatgaataaaaatatgccttAAACAAGCTTATGTATtacattatctttataatagcAGTTGTAATTTAACTAGgtattcatttcaatatatttatgtcgATAAATCGTTTAGCAAAAAGTGCTTTTATTCTAATCAAAACTGATAAGGTTTTGTTcgcttttttgtttgtaatcgtttttatatgtaagcaACTGCAACTTGGTAATCGCCATAAAATAGTATCATAGAACTtcatatattagaaatattgaCCATAAAAGTTTATGAATAGGAAATAAAATCTATCAGATTTTTTGGGTCATGGCCCACGAGTCTTCACTTTTTATGACCTACATTTTTACAGATAACAAGAAAAAAGTTGACACAACATATTTAGAAGCAGTTTGAAGATATTAAAATCGTTCAATTAAAAATcgttcaaaaaatatttaagaggTATTAACGTAAGCGAAGTAAGCGATGTaagataagtaaataaaaatccattgtTAATGATGAAACAAAATCTGTTGCTAATGAAATTACCTTCACATAAAGCGAAATGTACAACCATGCAAAACAATTTACTCGCTCCTATTGTTATACAATTTGTATCTTTGTAAATAGACGAGTTGTGTCAACAAATGTGATCTTTGTACATATAGAGTTAAAGTTCTTTTTACATAACTTATTAAatggacattttttttattcgtcgTTAACGTCAATGTGTTATTTGAatgagttaaaaattataaacacaaacattatAGTGTTTACTTCAAGTGCTTGAAGAGGTTTACGTAACTCAATATAACagctatttacaaaataaagaaagatttTTAGTCAATATTTAACTCTTAACTACCTGTATTTATTCAGGTAATCCGATCGGATCGTAATGAGACAATCGATCatatttattgagtaaatattatactataaccTTGAAGTGAACGTATGGTTGTGTTTTAAGGCTCCGAAATTCAaccttttattacataattatggtGTACTtgctgcgcccgcggttttacccgcgtaagtccgtataccgtaggaatatcNNNNNNNNNNAAGATTTTTAGTCAATATTTAACTCTTAACTACCTGTATTTATTCAGGTAATCCGATCGGATCGTAATGAGACAATCGATCatatttattgagtaaatattatactataaccTTGAAGTGAACGTATGGTTGTGTTTTAAGGCTCCGAAATTCAaccttttattacataattatggtGTACTTGCTGCGNNNNNNNNNNNNNNNNNNNNNNNNNNNNNNNNNNNNNNNNNNNNNNNNNNNNNNNNNNNNNNNNNNNNNNNNNNNNNNNNNNNNNNNNNNNNNNNNNNNNNNNNNNNNNNNNNNNNNNNNNNNNNNNNNNNNNNNNNNNNNNNNNNNNNNNNNNNNNNNNNNNNNNNNNNNNNNNNNNNNNNNNNNNNNNNNNNNNNNNNNNNNNNNNNNNNNNNNNNNNNNNNNNNNNNNNNNNNNNNNNNNNNNNNNNNNNNNNNNNNNNNNNNNNNNNNNNNNNNNNNNNNNNNNNNNNNNNNNNNNNNNNNNNNNNNNNNNNNNNNNNNNNNNNNNNNNNNNNNNNNNNNNNNNNNNNNNNNNNNNNNNNNNNNNNNNNNNNNNNNNNNNNNNNNNNNNNNNNNNNNNNNNNNNNNNNNNNNNNNNNNNNNNNNNNNNNNNNNNNNNNNNNNNNNNNNNNNNNNNNNNNNNNNNNNNNNNNNNNNNNNNNNNNNNNNNNNNNNNNNNNNNNNNNNNNNNNNNNNNNNNNNNNNNNNNNNNNNNNNNNNNNNNNNNNNNNNNNNNNNNNNNNNNNNNNNNNNNNNNNNNNNNNNNNNNNNNNNNNNNNNNNNNNNNNNNNNNNNNNNNNNNNNNNNNNNNNNNNNNNNNNNNNNNNNNNNNNNNNNNNNNNNNNNNNNNNNNNNNNNNNNNNNNNNNNNNNNNNNNNNNNNNNNNNNNNNNNNNNNNNNNNNNNNNNNNNNNNNNNNNNNNNNNNNNNNNNNNNNNNNNNNNNNNNNNNNNNNNNNNNNNNNNNNNNNNNNNNNNNNNNNNNNNNNNNNNNNNNNNNNNNNNNNNNNNNNNNNNNNNNNNNNNNNNNNNNNNNNNNNNNNNNNNNNNNNNNNNNNNNNNNNNNNNNNNNNNNNNNNNNNNNNNNNNNNNNNNNNNNNNNNNNNNNNNNNNNNNNNNNNNNNNNNNNNNNNNNNNNNNNNNNNNNNNNNNNNNNNNNNNNNNNNNNNNNNNNNNNNNNtcgggataaaaagttgcctatatgttattccagttgtccagctgtctacgtactaaatttcattgcaatcggttcagttgtttttgcctgaaagagcaacaaacacacacacatccttacaaactttcgcatttataataatagtaggaattagtaggatagtaggactagtaaGATAGGATACTAGGATATATATTCATTGTATATGTGATTCTTGCCTAAAAACTGTTTACTGAAGCAGTTTTTggttacaacataaaaaatctacaaCACTtctaaaatcattaaaataattgtatgcaAGAgtgttctttaaaatttcataaacgtATTGCGAAAATGATGAAGTAATGAGCAAACTATGGAGTGTGGAGCTCCTTGCTATGTGTAACTGCT contains these protein-coding regions:
- the LOC119836267 gene encoding uncharacterized protein LOC119836267 — translated: MGQEQSLAEHATVAPLRHYRDKYHDRQRASSIDLRSCDYERKDYTHKSRRSTDSFRSDNSSTESSGYRSGSSAYERRSDRSSKSDYYCVQLYKNDNYREVNKELYKPVKIPKDKRYKLQLFTDTEKIKSARIKSYLSDTEKATLKADPAPKKAGIRNYTPKIISAEEQRKKIDNWA